A single Plasmodium sp. gorilla clade G2 genome assembly, contig: PADLG01_00_52, whole genome shotgun sequence DNA region contains:
- a CDS encoding cytoadherence linked asexual protein 3.1, putative has translation MIISSNISKFKKKNLSDTNDESYVIPTLQSTFADMTIKLMLIPLDSYKQNNDLKTALDELNNVFTVNGDPQRKTSPVGDHEKFFTNLLTRFKNIIWECMILKQSHGIKPKRELLILDDNKIDVMDTNDFFFTTNSNINFMEALDDITNQYGLGLVNHLGPHLIALGHFTVLKLALKNYNNYFQAKSIKFFSWQKILEFSMSDRFKVLDMMCDNESVYYSEKKRRKTYLKVDRSHTSMECNILEYLYIILINIS, from the exons atgataatatcgAGCA ATATATcgaaatttaaaaaaaaaaatttaagcGATACGAACGATGAATCTTACGTTATACCAACACTCCAATCGACTTTTGCCGATATG ACAATAAAATTAATGCTTATACCATTAGATTCGTacaaacaaaataatgatttaaaaaCTGCGCTCgatgaattaaataatgtatTTACAGTCAATGGAGATCCACAGAGAAAAACTAGTCCTGTAGGAGACCATGAAAAATTTTTTACTAATTTGTTAACacgttttaaaaatattatatgggAGTGCATGATATTGAAACAGTCACATGGAATAAAACCTAAAAGAGAATTACTTATATTGGATGATAACAAAATAGATGTAATGGATacaaatgattttttttttacgacCAACTccaatataaattttatggaAGCTTTAGATGATATAACAAATCAATATGGATTAGGTTTGGTTAATCATTTGGGTCCTCACCTAATag ccTTGGGACATTTTACTGTATTAAAATTAGcacttaaaaattataacaattaTTTCCAAGCAAAaagtataaaattttttagttGGCAAAAAATATTAGAGTTCTCCATGTCTGATCGATTTAAGGTTCTTGATATGATGTGTGATAATGAATCAGTTTACTATTCCGaaaaaaagagaagaaaAACGTACTTGAAAGTTGATCGATCACACACATCTATggaatgtaatatattagaatatctatacattattttaataaatatcagttag